A single Candidatus Micrarchaeia archaeon DNA region contains:
- a CDS encoding recombinase RecT, with protein sequence MSTPNELAKTTEQPKSQLETIKSGLMSQGAISLFKDNLPNAMGKQAEEMAKRFAKMTYTAICQNPTLQGCTVNSIVKAASIAASLDLDIDTRGLAYLVPFRNNKANTTEAQFQIGYMGLIELAYRSGKVKAISAHCIYESEKDAVKISRIDGQFSVEHPFSYTPPTGKMIAVYATAEIDGLGSQTTVLRADEVEKFRKISKAPNSPAWANHYEAMCKKTAIRQLAKFLPKSILEDFSRGAAIDEKETFVEAEAAAVEHIDQSAGSKPIDAAFEENTGTENTEQSKQPQEPQDDTPPQKMAYYCSACDIEFATPKLKKCPNCGATTYVKQY encoded by the coding sequence ATGTCAACGCCTAACGAATTAGCGAAAACAACAGAACAGCCGAAAAGTCAACTCGAAACCATAAAGAGCGGCCTGATGTCGCAAGGTGCAATCAGCCTCTTTAAGGACAATTTGCCAAACGCTATGGGTAAGCAGGCAGAGGAAATGGCAAAGCGGTTTGCGAAAATGACCTATACGGCTATATGCCAGAATCCGACATTACAGGGCTGTACAGTCAACAGTATTGTTAAGGCCGCAAGTATAGCCGCCAGCCTTGACCTGGACATCGACACAAGAGGACTGGCTTATCTTGTGCCGTTCAGAAACAATAAAGCCAATACAACAGAGGCACAATTCCAAATAGGCTATATGGGCTTGATTGAGCTTGCCTATCGCAGCGGCAAAGTCAAGGCAATATCGGCTCACTGTATTTACGAGAGCGAAAAAGACGCTGTAAAAATCAGCCGTATTGACGGCCAGTTTTCAGTCGAACACCCATTTAGTTATACGCCGCCAACAGGGAAAATGATTGCTGTTTATGCGACGGCAGAGATTGACGGCCTCGGCTCACAGACAACGGTTTTAAGAGCCGATGAAGTCGAGAAGTTTAGAAAAATATCGAAAGCTCCTAATTCTCCGGCGTGGGCAAATCACTATGAGGCGATGTGCAAAAAGACTGCTATTCGTCAACTTGCAAAATTCCTGCCAAAGTCAATCCTTGAGGACTTCTCACGCGGAGCAGCTATTGATGAAAAAGAAACCTTTGTCGAGGCAGAAGCGGCGGCAGTCGAACATATCGACCAATCAGCCGGCAGTAAGCCGATTGACGCTGCCTTTGAGGAAAACACTGGCACAGAGAATACAGAGCAATCAAAGCAACCACAAGAGCCACAGGACGACACTCCGCCGCAAAAAATGGCCTATTATTGTTCGGCCTGCGACATTGAATTTGCAACCCCGAAACTTAAAAAATGTCCAAACTGTGGTGCAACGACTTACGTTAAACAGTATTAG
- a CDS encoding AP2 domain-containing protein, producing MKTIPLTQNKFALVDDADYAELSKHKWHVRKIRNKFYAVRAIWNPKGVISFSMHREILGLKKGDRKLVDHRDDNGLNNQRSNIRTCSVSQNAMNKLSNAGSSSKYKGVCWDKWSKKWRASIMIAGKGVFLGNFKTELEAAKTYDDAAREHFGEFAKTNFSIENFTPKSALKN from the coding sequence ATGAAAACTATACCACTAACACAGAATAAATTTGCATTGGTTGACGACGCTGATTACGCCGAACTATCAAAACACAAATGGCACGTCCGTAAAATAAGAAATAAATTTTATGCTGTTCGTGCGATTTGGAACCCAAAAGGCGTTATTAGTTTTTCTATGCACCGTGAAATTTTAGGTTTAAAAAAGGGCGATAGAAAACTGGTTGACCATAGAGACGACAATGGACTAAACAATCAAAGAAGCAATATAAGGACGTGTTCTGTTTCTCAAAACGCTATGAATAAATTATCAAATGCGGGTTCATCGAGCAAATACAAAGGTGTGTGTTGGGATAAATGGAGCAAAAAATGGAGAGCAAGTATTATGATAGCAGGGAAAGGGGTTTTTCTTGGAAATTTCAAAACAGAACTTGAAGCTGCAAAAACTTATGACGATGCGGCAAGAGAACATTTTGGGGAATTTGCAAAAACAAATTTCTCAATCGAGAACTTCACGCCAAAGTCGGCGTTAAAAAATTAG
- a CDS encoding NUMOD4 motif-containing HNH endonuclease yields MKELWRDIKGFEGAYQISNRGRLKSFKFIKLGRILSNKNGKGGYLSVVLQCNGKIRCTRLHRLVAEAFIPNSKNKDEVNHIDGNKQNNYVENLEWVTKSENVLHAIKRNPNIIAGINHYNQSIRPKPIWQFTLDGEFIAKHTNSAEAQKATGVCYRNILQVASQDEYKPGLTRKQAGGFVWKYSKKPKVAI; encoded by the coding sequence ATGAAAGAATTATGGCGAGACATAAAAGGATTTGAGGGTGCATATCAAATTTCAAACAGGGGGAGGTTAAAGAGTTTTAAATTTATTAAGTTAGGGCGTATCCTATCAAACAAAAACGGCAAGGGCGGGTATTTGTCGGTAGTTCTACAATGCAACGGGAAAATAAGATGTACCCGCCTTCACCGCCTTGTAGCCGAAGCATTTATCCCTAATTCCAAAAACAAGGATGAGGTCAATCATATAGACGGCAACAAACAAAATAATTACGTTGAAAATCTTGAATGGGTTACTAAATCGGAGAATGTCCTGCACGCAATAAAAAGAAATCCAAACATTATCGCAGGAATAAATCATTACAATCAATCTATTCGCCCTAAACCAATATGGCAATTCACTCTTGATGGGGAATTTATAGCAAAACATACCAATTCCGCAGAGGCTCAAAAAGCAACGGGAGTGTGCTACAGAAACATTTTACAGGTCGCATCTCAAGATGAATACAAACCAGGATTAACCAGAAAGCAGGCCGGTGGGTTTGTCTGGAAATACAGTAAGAAACCAAAGGTGGCTATATGA
- a CDS encoding HD domain-containing protein gives MNTQVKEKIESLLLSTQRQGITKLVDYLRDSDFFVAPASSRFHGCYEGGLAEHSLAVYVIMVDFLEKINLAEISAPGQQSLSCDSNSISIACLLHDVCKIGAYLPNDKGGYKTNREHPKGHATLSIERIKQYIELTPAEEMMIRYHMGVYGCNEFYKPDDSQSGEYPLRGDNTKSKEERYGNSLANAWYHNPICKLLYFCDELATLRDKATK, from the coding sequence ATGAATACACAAGTAAAAGAAAAAATTGAGTCGTTATTACTTTCAACACAACGACAGGGTATTACCAAATTAGTAGATTATCTTCGTGATAGTGATTTTTTTGTCGCTCCGGCTTCTTCAAGATTCCACGGTTGCTATGAGGGCGGACTGGCAGAACACTCTCTTGCTGTTTATGTGATAATGGTTGATTTTCTTGAGAAAATAAATCTCGCTGAAATATCTGCGCCGGGACAGCAATCTTTATCGTGCGATTCTAACAGTATCAGTATCGCTTGCCTGCTTCACGATGTTTGTAAAATAGGGGCATACCTGCCCAACGACAAGGGCGGATATAAAACAAACAGGGAACACCCCAAGGGACACGCCACTTTAAGCATTGAACGCATCAAACAGTATATCGAATTAACTCCTGCCGAAGAAATGATGATAAGATACCATATGGGCGTTTATGGTTGCAACGAATTTTATAAGCCCGACGATTCGCAATCTGGCGAATATCCGCTAAGGGGAGATAATACAAAGTCTAAAGAAGAACGATATGGTAACTCTCTTGCGAATGCGTGGTATCACAACCCTATTTGCAAACTACTGTATTTTTGCGATGAATTAGCAACCCTGCGAGACAAAGCGACTAAATAA